A part of Ptychodera flava strain L36383 chromosome 11, AS_Pfla_20210202, whole genome shotgun sequence genomic DNA contains:
- the LOC139144213 gene encoding multiple epidermal growth factor-like domains protein 6 isoform X2 has translation MVSNVCGTPICGRQCLNGGTCVAPDTCECPPGYSGTTCSTDVNECNHDNGGCEQTCANTDGSYYCTCGAGFTLTLDGHHCHDGINECLLANGGCQQNCHNTVGSFYCSCYDGYNLKGDGTSCEDINECEIDNGGCEHECENYGGGSECFCRTGYQLAVDNSSCEDTNECWKNMDGCNHSCHNTLGSYYCTCDDGFLLQSDGQTCQDVNECNHDNGGCEQTCANTDGSYYCTCGAGFTLTLDGHHCHEMTTTVETSTTAEMTTTEVTTAEPTTTEDPTTTDIATEPETTIQVDTTTQMGTTSEEPTTLPETTTEELATTEDTDSTVVDEPVPTTLIQGAATVVTSDKTPITVSLISEKSSPLSGWLYAVMALSIVIVLAVIIGVMIYWLWKRRISTPTEKTKEDDMPGASVPNDENAEYLYPSNTNLFEQRGQTDASYDGTNENVYEEIE, from the exons ATGTGAATGAATGTAACCATGATAATGGAGGATGTGAACAGACATGTGCCAATACGGACGGAAGTTATTATTGCACATGTGGTGCAGGCTTTACCTTGACCCTCGATGGACACCATTGCCATG ATGGTATCAATGAATGTCTTTTGGCGAACGGTGGATGTCAGCAAAACTGCCACAACACAGTCGGAAGTTTTTACTGTTCGTGTTACGATGGATATAACCTTAAAGGGGATGGAACTTCATGTGAAG ACATCAATGAGTGTGAAATAGACAACGGTGGTTGCGAGCATGAATGTGAAAACTATGGCGGTGGCTCTGAGTGTTTCTGTCGTACTGGATATCAGCTTGCTGTCGACAATTCGTCATGTGAAG ACACCAATGAATGTTGGAAGAACATGGATGGATGCAACCATAGCTGCCATAATACATTAGGAAGTTACTATTGTACGTGTGACGACGGCTTTCTCCTTCAGAGTGATGGGCAAACATGCCAAG ATGTGAATGAATGTAACCATGATAATGGAGGATGTGAACAGACATGTGCCAATACGGACGGAAGTTATTATTGCACATGTGGTGCAGGCTTTACCTTGACCCTCGATGGACACCATTGCCATG aaatgacaacaacggTAGAGACCAGTACAACTGCTGAAATGACAACCACTGAGGTAACAACAGCTGAACCTACTACTACAGAGGACCCAACCACCACAGATATAGCAACCGAGCCAGAAACAACGATTCAAGTAGACACAACAACACAAATGGGCACTACCTCAGAAGAACCAACCACACTACCCGAGacaacaacagaagaattagcTACCACAGAAG atactgattcgACAGTTGTTGACGAGCCCGTTCCAACGACATTAATACAAGGAGCAGCTACCGTGGTGACATCAGACAAAACTCCAATTACCGTTTCACTG ATATCAGAAAAGTCATCGCCTCTCAGTGGTTGGCTCTATGCAGTCATGGCATTAAGCATTGTAATCGTCCTTGCTGTTATCATCG GTGTGATGATTTACTGGCTATGGAAAAGACGCATTTCTACTCCCACTGAAAAGACGAAAGAAGATGACATGCCAGGGGCGAGTGTACCAAATGATGAAAACGCAGAGTATCTATATCCGAGTAACACCAATCTATTTGAACAGCGTGGACAAACAGACGCGAGTTACGACGGAACAAACGAAAATGTGTATGAGGAGATCGAATGA